Within Arcobacter lacus, the genomic segment CTGCAACTAAACCAAAAAATATTCCTCCAATAATTACTTTAGAGATTAATATATAATTAAAATCGAAGTTTGTATAAAAAGCAATATTGAAATATGTATAATTGATTCCTAATAATTTTGCAACAAAAAATGCTGAAAAACCAGAAACAATAGATGGAAGTAAAATATCATACATTAAAACTCCAACTGTTAATATCTCTATTCCAAAAATTGCCCCAGCAAGTGGAGTTCCAAAAACAGAGGCAAATCCAGCACTTATTCCACAAATTACAATTTTTTTTCTATCTCTATTTGAAAATCTTAATTTCATAGCTAAAAAAGAAGCTAAACTTGCTCCAATTTGTGCACTAGGACCTTCTTTTCCAACAGAACCACCTGAAAAAATAGTAAGTACTGTTGCAAAGAGTTTTACAGGAACTACGCTGAAGTTTATTCTTCCTGAATTTTTATGAATTGCTTCTATAACCTTTTCTGTACCATGACCTTGAGCGCTTGGAGCAAATTTTTTTACAATAAAAACTGTTATAACTAAAGCAAAAGGCAAAGTATAATAGTAGTCAAAAGGAAGTACTGATCTAGAATTTTCACAATAAGTTAAAAGTTTTAAAAATAGTGAGACAACGACACCAACCAGTGCACCAATCAAAGATGATAAGAATATCCATTTCGTGATACTTGCGAACATTATTGTTTGTTCTGCTAAATGTTTTTGAATATTTGATTCGTTGTTCATAAGAAATACTTTTAGTTAATTTGATTTGATATATTTTATTCTAACAAAAGAGTTATTTACAAGTTCTTTAAATTCTTCTATTTATTTTTAAATTTTTAAATTTAATTTAAAAAAGTTAGTTTTAGATATAATCTAGTTAAATTATTAATTATTATATTTAGGGAAAAATAAAATGAGCATTATAAAAAATGATTTTGAAAAAATGAATATTTCTAGAATAAAAAATTCTAAAAACAAAAAAAAACTTACAGTAATAACTGCTTATGATGCACTTTTTGCAAAACTGTTTGAAGAAATTGCTGATATGATACTTGTAGGTGATAGCTTAAATATGAGTTTTATGGGCAAACCTGATACTTTAAGTGCTACTTTAGAACAAATGATTTATCACACAAATGCTGTTTGCAATGGAGCTAAAAATGCTTTTGTCATAATAGATATGCCTTTTGGAACTTACATAAATAAAGATGTTGCTTTAAAAAACTGTGTTGAAGTTTATAGACAAACAAATGCAAATGCAGTAAAAATCGAAGGTGGAGAAGATAAAGCAGATATTATAAAACATCTAACATCAAATGCAGTTGCTGTTATGGGACACATTGGTCTTATGCCTCAATATGTAAGAAGTGAAGGTGGTTACAAAGTAAGAGGGAAAACAAAAGAAGACGAAGAACAACTAATTCGCGATGCTATTGCAGTTGAAAAAGCAGGTGCTTTTAGTATAGTTGTTGAAGGTGTAAAAAGTGATGTTGCAAAAAAAATAACACAAGCTGTAAATATACCAATAATTGGTATTGGAGCTGGTGTAGATACTGATGGACAAGTTTTAGTTTGGTCTGATATGTTAGGTTTCTTTGAAGAGTTTAAACCAAAGTTCGTAAGACACTATTTAGATGGTGCAAAACTTGTAAAAGAAGCTGTAAATCAATATAGAAGTGATGTTCAAGATAAATCATTTCCATCAAAACAAGAAGAGTATTAATTTATGCAAAGATTAGTTGAAGTTGAATCAGTATCTTTTGAAGAAGATAACAATGAAATAAGTTTAAGACCTTCAAATTGGGATGATTATATAGGACAAGAAAAAATCAAAAAGAATTTAAGAGTTTTTATTGATGCTTCTAAAAAAAGGAAAGAAGCTTTAGATCATATTTTATTTTATGGACCTCCAGGATTGGGAAAAACTACTTTGTCTTATTTAATATCAAATGAAATGAATACGAATATAAAAGTAACTGCTGGTCCAATGATAGAAAAGAGTGGAGATTTAGCGGCAATTTTAACAAATCTTGAAGAAGGCGATATTTTATTTATTGATGAGATTCATAGACTTTCACCTGCTGTTGAAGAGATACTTTATCCAGCTATGGAAGATTATAGATTAGATATTATTATTGGCTCAGGACCAGCTGCACAAACAGTAAAAATTGATTTACCAAGATTTACTCTAATTGGTGCAACAACAAGAGCTGGTATGTTATCAAATCCTTTAAGAGAAAGATTTGGTATGCACTTTAGAATGCAATTTTATACAGAAAATGAATTAGCAAAGATTATTCAAAAAGCTTCTCTTAAACTTGGGAAAAATTGTGAAGACGATGCTTCTTTAGAAATCTCAAAAAGAAGTCGTGGAACACCAAGGGTTGCATTAAGATTACTTAGACGGGTTAGAGATTTTTCTGAAGTTGAAAACGAAAAATCAATTCATCTACAAAGATGTAAATATGCTTTGGATGAATTAGGAGTAAATGAAAGTGGTTTTGATGAAATGGATATAAATTTACTTGAATTACTTATTTCAAATAGAGGAAAACCTATGGGATTATCAACTATTGCAGCAGCTTTAAGTGAAGATGAAGGAACAATAGAAGATGCTATTGAGCCATATTTACTAGCAAATGGGTACATAGAAAGAACTGCTAGAGGAAGAGTTGCAAGTGTGAAAACTTATGAAATGTTTAGACTATCTTATCCAACAAGTTTAAAACTTGAAGATGATTTAACACAAGGAAAATTATTTTGAAAGCCTCATATTTTTTAGTTTCAATAGCTATACTTTTACTTTTTTTTATGGTTGAACTTTTCAATCCATTTTTAAAAGCAATTTTTGTATCGGTTTTATTGACAATTGCTACAAGCTCTCTAACATTACATTTAGAACATAAATTAAAAAAAAGAATAGTAGCAACATCTGTTATGACTATTGCTTTAGCTGCTCTATTTTTTCTTCCAATTTTATATTGTATTTTATCTTTTGCAACTTTTTTCAATCAAGTTGATCAGCAAGTTTTGGTAAAAAATTTAGATGAAATAAAACTTTTAGTTCATAATCTATCGATGGATTTTACATTTTTAAATGACTTTTTAAATAATATTAC encodes:
- a CDS encoding chloride channel protein codes for the protein MNNESNIQKHLAEQTIMFASITKWIFLSSLIGALVGVVVSLFLKLLTYCENSRSVLPFDYYYTLPFALVITVFIVKKFAPSAQGHGTEKVIEAIHKNSGRINFSVVPVKLFATVLTIFSGGSVGKEGPSAQIGASLASFLAMKLRFSNRDRKKIVICGISAGFASVFGTPLAGAIFGIEILTVGVLMYDILLPSIVSGFSAFFVAKLLGINYTYFNIAFYTNFDFNYILISKVIIGGIFFGLVADFIITMLSVTHKYISAIKLNYLLKAFVGGIILVLLTIFVGEHYLGIGFQTIKDSLSTNGVINESVSWYTFILKTIFTSLTLAFGGSGGVITPIFYVGATSGNLFGYLVDGYIPLFAALGFVSVLAGATSAPIAAMIMSVELFGMNVGHYAAISIIIAFLMTGHRSVFPSQVLSMKKSEAINIKLGDEIENAEMTYTTRFFVNIRRIFSLIMIKIKNIKKNN
- the panB gene encoding 3-methyl-2-oxobutanoate hydroxymethyltransferase, yielding MSIIKNDFEKMNISRIKNSKNKKKLTVITAYDALFAKLFEEIADMILVGDSLNMSFMGKPDTLSATLEQMIYHTNAVCNGAKNAFVIIDMPFGTYINKDVALKNCVEVYRQTNANAVKIEGGEDKADIIKHLTSNAVAVMGHIGLMPQYVRSEGGYKVRGKTKEDEEQLIRDAIAVEKAGAFSIVVEGVKSDVAKKITQAVNIPIIGIGAGVDTDGQVLVWSDMLGFFEEFKPKFVRHYLDGAKLVKEAVNQYRSDVQDKSFPSKQEEY
- the ruvB gene encoding Holliday junction branch migration DNA helicase RuvB is translated as MQRLVEVESVSFEEDNNEISLRPSNWDDYIGQEKIKKNLRVFIDASKKRKEALDHILFYGPPGLGKTTLSYLISNEMNTNIKVTAGPMIEKSGDLAAILTNLEEGDILFIDEIHRLSPAVEEILYPAMEDYRLDIIIGSGPAAQTVKIDLPRFTLIGATTRAGMLSNPLRERFGMHFRMQFYTENELAKIIQKASLKLGKNCEDDASLEISKRSRGTPRVALRLLRRVRDFSEVENEKSIHLQRCKYALDELGVNESGFDEMDINLLELLISNRGKPMGLSTIAAALSEDEGTIEDAIEPYLLANGYIERTARGRVASVKTYEMFRLSYPTSLKLEDDLTQGKLF